The proteins below come from a single Microthrixaceae bacterium genomic window:
- the gcvP gene encoding aminomethyl-transferring glycine dehydrogenase yields MTRSPSTADHRGTSDQARSGRFSERHLGVDDNGLQALAQQVGYDSADALIDAVVPDSIRSTTPLGLPAALTEVDAIARLRSYADMNRVVTSMIGMGYYATVTPPVIQRNILENPAWYTAYTPYQPEISQGRLEALVNFQTLVCDLTGLQIANASMLDEGTAAAEAMTMARRASRSAADVFFVDADAHTQTIAVLQTRAEPLGLKVIVGNPATDLDPTAVFGALLAYPGSSGEITDHRSTIAALHEAGALAVVVSDLLALCLIESPGSVGADIAVGSAQRFGVPMGYGGPHAGFLATTDALKRSMPGRLVGYSVDSAGRPALRLALQTREQHIRREKATSNICTAQVLLAVMASMYAVYHGPDGLRRIASTVHGHTSDLATRLRSARVEVVNTSWFDTLTIRVPGHADAVVAAALDAGINIRFVDADHVGISCDETTTAQIVSSLTSAIVAAVDTAATVDAAAVATDAATAAGELASAGTAESVLTPFDRTTPFCTHPVFNRYHSETEMLRYLRRLSDYDIALDRAMIPLGSCTMKLNATTEMLPVTWPEFAHLHPFAPADQALGYARLFADLEAWLAEITGYDAVSLQPNAGSQGEYAGLLAIRSYHLHNGEAGRTVCLIPASAHGTNAASAVMAGMKVVVVACDSAGNVDVDDLRTKIDAHRDQLAALMITYPSTHGVFEETVVEICDMVHAAGAQVYLDGANMNALVGLARPGKFGADVSHLNLHKTFCIPHGGGGPGVGPIAVGAHLAEFLPNSEVVTSAGPTTGVGSISAAPWGSASILPISWSYIAMMGDEGLRSATVGAIVAANYLATRLGEHYPVLYSGRNGLVGHECIIDIRPIEKACGVTGEDIAKRLIDYGFHAPTMSFPVPGTLMIEPTESESRHELDRFVDAMIAIKSEIDRVASGEWPLEASPLRNAPHPAEDLLAPHWDRPYAREYGAYPVESLRTSKYWPPVSRIDNAHGDRHLVCSCAPIESYADE; encoded by the coding sequence ATGACCCGTTCCCCATCCACCGCCGATCACCGCGGCACGTCCGACCAGGCACGCTCCGGTCGATTCAGCGAACGTCACCTCGGAGTCGACGACAACGGGCTTCAAGCACTCGCGCAACAGGTCGGCTACGACAGTGCCGACGCACTCATCGATGCTGTCGTGCCGGATTCGATTCGCTCGACCACCCCCTTGGGCCTCCCCGCGGCGCTCACCGAGGTCGACGCCATCGCCAGACTGCGCAGCTACGCCGACATGAACCGCGTGGTGACCTCGATGATCGGCATGGGGTACTACGCCACGGTCACCCCGCCCGTCATCCAGCGCAACATCTTGGAAAACCCCGCCTGGTACACGGCCTACACCCCGTATCAACCAGAGATCAGCCAGGGACGACTCGAAGCCCTCGTCAATTTCCAGACCCTGGTTTGTGACCTCACGGGACTGCAGATCGCGAACGCCTCGATGCTCGACGAGGGCACCGCTGCCGCCGAGGCGATGACGATGGCCCGGCGTGCCTCGCGCTCTGCGGCCGACGTCTTCTTCGTCGACGCCGATGCTCACACCCAGACGATCGCCGTGCTGCAGACCCGCGCCGAACCGCTCGGCCTCAAGGTGATCGTCGGCAATCCCGCCACCGACCTCGACCCGACCGCGGTCTTCGGTGCGCTGCTCGCCTACCCGGGCTCGAGCGGGGAGATCACCGACCACCGCTCCACGATCGCCGCCCTCCATGAAGCGGGCGCGCTGGCCGTGGTGGTGAGCGACCTCCTCGCCCTGTGTCTGATCGAGTCGCCCGGGTCGGTCGGTGCCGACATCGCCGTCGGGTCGGCGCAACGCTTCGGCGTACCGATGGGCTACGGCGGCCCGCATGCCGGATTCCTGGCCACGACCGACGCTTTGAAGCGCTCCATGCCCGGTCGTCTCGTCGGCTATTCGGTCGACTCCGCCGGACGTCCGGCACTGCGGCTCGCCCTTCAGACCCGAGAACAACACATCCGCCGCGAAAAGGCGACGTCCAACATCTGCACCGCCCAGGTGCTGCTCGCGGTGATGGCCTCGATGTACGCGGTGTATCACGGGCCCGACGGCCTGCGCCGAATCGCCTCCACGGTCCACGGCCACACGAGCGATCTGGCCACGAGGCTGCGCAGCGCCCGGGTCGAGGTCGTCAATACCTCGTGGTTCGACACGTTGACGATTCGCGTGCCCGGCCACGCTGATGCCGTGGTCGCCGCTGCCCTGGATGCAGGCATCAACATCCGCTTTGTCGACGCCGACCACGTCGGCATCAGTTGCGACGAGACCACGACCGCCCAGATCGTGTCGAGCCTCACCTCGGCCATCGTGGCCGCAGTCGATACCGCGGCCACGGTCGATGCCGCTGCCGTTGCCACGGACGCTGCCACGGCCGCCGGCGAACTCGCCTCCGCAGGGACGGCCGAATCGGTCCTCACTCCATTCGACCGCACCACGCCGTTCTGCACCCATCCGGTGTTCAACCGCTACCACTCCGAGACCGAGATGCTTCGCTATCTGCGCAGGCTCTCCGACTACGACATCGCGCTCGACCGGGCGATGATTCCCCTCGGTAGCTGCACGATGAAGCTCAACGCGACCACCGAGATGCTGCCGGTCACCTGGCCCGAATTCGCACACCTCCACCCCTTCGCCCCCGCCGATCAGGCGCTCGGCTATGCGCGGCTCTTCGCCGATCTTGAGGCGTGGCTCGCCGAGATCACCGGATACGACGCCGTTTCCTTGCAGCCCAACGCCGGAAGCCAGGGCGAATATGCGGGGCTGCTCGCCATCCGCTCCTACCACCTCCACAACGGCGAAGCGGGCCGCACGGTCTGCCTCATCCCCGCGTCGGCACACGGAACCAACGCCGCCAGTGCGGTGATGGCCGGCATGAAGGTTGTCGTCGTCGCCTGCGACAGTGCTGGCAACGTCGACGTCGACGACCTTCGCACCAAGATCGACGCCCACCGCGACCAACTCGCCGCGCTGATGATCACCTACCCGTCGACCCACGGCGTCTTCGAAGAAACCGTCGTGGAGATCTGCGACATGGTGCACGCTGCCGGGGCTCAGGTGTACCTCGACGGTGCGAACATGAACGCACTCGTCGGCCTCGCCCGACCCGGCAAGTTCGGAGCGGACGTCAGCCACCTGAACCTGCACAAGACCTTCTGTATCCCTCACGGCGGCGGCGGACCGGGGGTCGGACCGATCGCCGTGGGTGCACATCTCGCGGAATTCCTGCCCAACTCCGAGGTCGTCACATCGGCCGGGCCCACCACCGGCGTCGGTTCCATCTCGGCAGCACCATGGGGGTCGGCGTCGATTCTGCCGATCTCGTGGAGTTACATCGCCATGATGGGCGACGAGGGGCTCCGTTCGGCCACCGTCGGCGCCATCGTCGCCGCGAACTATCTCGCCACCCGGCTCGGCGAGCACTACCCGGTGCTGTATTCGGGCCGCAACGGTCTGGTCGGCCACGAGTGCATCATCGACATCCGCCCGATCGAGAAGGCGTGCGGGGTCACGGGCGAAGACATCGCCAAGCGGCTCATCGACTACGGGTTCCACGCCCCCACCATGAGCTTTCCGGTGCCGGGAACCCTCATGATCGAACCCACCGAATCGGAGTCTCGCCACGAGCTCGACCGTTTCGTCGACGCCATGATCGCCATCAAGTCCGAAATCGACCGCGTCGCCTCGGGCGAATGGCCGCTCGAAGCGTCGCCGCTACGCAACGCCCCCCATCCGGCCGAGGATCTGCTCGCTCCGCACTGGGACCGGCCTTATGCCCGCGAGTACGGCGCGTATCCCGTCGAGTCGCTGCGGACCTCGAAGTACTGGCCCCCGGTGAGCCGCATCGACAACGCCCACGGCGACCGACACCTCGTGTGCTCCTGTGCCCCGATCGAGTCCTACGCCGACGAATGA
- a CDS encoding Maf family protein, whose translation MADRLVLASTSRYRAEVLASAGYSFDVEAPEIDERAFDDRFESWGPQRYVMELATAKAEAVARRLMGDGPELSQRHLVLGCDQIAVLGGDDRPTLLHKPGSAERAVAQLMEMSGRTHRLMNAFVLVDASDGERWSEIDVHHVTMRSYTVGEACEYVDRFEPLDCAGSYRIEDDADLLDRVEGEHRSGVIGLSIPSVARLLDAAGSGSSIPRS comes from the coding sequence ATGGCCGATCGCTTGGTGCTGGCGTCGACGAGTCGCTATCGAGCCGAGGTGTTGGCCTCGGCGGGATACTCCTTTGACGTCGAAGCCCCCGAAATCGACGAGCGGGCCTTCGACGACCGGTTCGAGTCGTGGGGCCCGCAGCGCTACGTGATGGAGTTGGCCACGGCGAAGGCCGAGGCGGTCGCCCGACGTCTGATGGGGGATGGACCGGAGCTGTCACAACGCCATCTCGTGTTGGGGTGCGACCAGATCGCGGTGCTCGGCGGCGACGACCGACCCACGTTGTTGCACAAGCCGGGGTCGGCCGAGCGGGCCGTGGCCCAACTGATGGAGATGTCGGGCCGAACCCACCGGCTGATGAACGCGTTCGTCCTGGTCGACGCCTCAGACGGTGAGCGTTGGAGCGAGATCGATGTTCATCACGTGACTATGCGCTCGTACACCGTGGGGGAGGCCTGCGAGTACGTCGATCGTTTCGAGCCGCTCGATTGCGCCGGCTCGTACCGGATCGAAGACGATGCCGACCTGTTGGATCGGGTCGAGGGGGAACACCGAAGCGGCGTCATCGGGCTGTCGATTCCGAGCGTCGCTCGACTGCTCGACGCCGCCGGAAGCGGTTCCAGCATCCCGCGATCCTGA
- a CDS encoding beta-eliminating lyase-related protein, which yields MIDLPAPEHSFASDNAAGASPEVLEALAAANIGSALAYGDDRWTRAAIDDVRRTLDAPAEVLFTWGGTGANVVGLGTLLQPWQAVICADSAHIVVDECGAPVRFTNSQLIALATPDGKLRPDDLVAPSHWLGSEHHPQPRVVSITQSTELGTLYTVDEIAALCDAAHALDMVVHLDGARIANAAAALNTDLRAMIRDTGVDAFTFGFTKNGAVFGEAVCFVDPSLAASAAFVRKQAGQLVSKSRFVAAQISALLADDLWLRNARHANDRAQDLAQRVSAIDGVEVCGTAEVNAVFVRLPRPVLEVLREWSFFWEWDAGSDLVRWMTSFATTAEDIDRFVDGIRVALRLPS from the coding sequence ATGATCGATCTACCAGCACCGGAACACTCCTTTGCGAGCGACAACGCTGCCGGCGCATCCCCGGAGGTCCTCGAGGCGCTCGCCGCAGCGAACATCGGCTCGGCGTTGGCCTACGGCGACGACCGCTGGACCCGCGCCGCGATCGACGACGTCCGGCGAACACTCGACGCTCCAGCGGAGGTGCTGTTCACCTGGGGCGGCACGGGAGCCAACGTCGTCGGCCTCGGCACACTGCTGCAACCCTGGCAAGCCGTCATCTGTGCCGACAGCGCTCACATCGTCGTCGACGAGTGCGGCGCGCCGGTCCGTTTCACCAACTCACAACTGATCGCGCTGGCGACGCCCGACGGAAAGCTTCGCCCCGACGACCTGGTGGCCCCATCACATTGGCTGGGCAGCGAACATCACCCGCAGCCTCGTGTCGTGTCGATCACGCAATCGACCGAACTGGGCACGCTGTACACGGTCGACGAGATCGCAGCCCTGTGCGATGCGGCTCATGCGCTCGACATGGTGGTCCACCTCGATGGCGCACGCATCGCAAACGCCGCCGCCGCGCTCAACACCGATCTGAGGGCCATGATCCGCGATACCGGGGTCGACGCGTTCACCTTCGGCTTCACCAAGAACGGCGCCGTCTTCGGCGAGGCCGTGTGCTTTGTCGACCCGTCGCTGGCCGCGTCGGCCGCGTTCGTTCGAAAGCAAGCGGGACAACTCGTGTCGAAGAGCCGCTTCGTTGCGGCACAGATCAGCGCGCTCCTCGCCGATGACCTGTGGCTGCGCAACGCCCGCCACGCCAACGACCGCGCCCAGGATCTGGCGCAACGTGTGAGCGCCATCGACGGGGTCGAGGTGTGCGGCACCGCCGAAGTGAACGCGGTATTCGTCCGGCTCCCCCGCCCGGTTCTTGAGGTCTTGCGCGAGTGGTCGTTCTTCTGGGAGTGGGACGCCGGCAGCGACCTGGTTCGGTGGATGACGAGTTTCGCGACGACCGCCGAGGACATCGACCGGTTCGTCGACGGGATTCGAGTCGCACTAAGACTGCCGTCATGA
- a CDS encoding Dabb family protein has translation MIRHVVVLTLTETTPRDHAERIVAELRGLPGSIPELVDYRVGVDLGLAEGNATIAVTADFADADGWATYRDHPDHVRIITELIAPVLAQRCAAQFELDG, from the coding sequence ATGATTCGCCATGTCGTCGTGTTGACCCTCACCGAAACCACCCCTCGGGATCACGCCGAGCGCATCGTCGCCGAACTGCGCGGCCTGCCGGGGTCGATTCCCGAGTTGGTCGATTACCGCGTCGGAGTCGACCTGGGGCTTGCGGAGGGGAACGCGACGATCGCCGTGACCGCCGACTTCGCCGACGCCGACGGGTGGGCGACCTATCGCGATCACCCCGACCATGTTCGCATCATCACCGAGCTCATCGCTCCCGTGTTGGCCCAGCGCTGCGCCGCCCAGTTCGAGCTCGACGGCTGA
- a CDS encoding cysteine hydrolase — protein sequence MKLHLDAATTAIVTMECQRGVIGDLSTFPALATSVRDSGALDAMAAIVAAGRECDATVVHALAVFRADRGGSFTNAPLLRYTATIPGQLEVGTPAAELVAELGPEPSDLVSARHHGVSPFTGTDLDALLRSRGVRTVVPVGVSLNVGMLGLCIEAVNLGYEVVLATDATAALPASYADAVLTNTFSQLATLCEAQAVIAAFNETPTTP from the coding sequence ATGAAGCTTCACCTCGATGCCGCAACCACCGCGATCGTCACCATGGAATGCCAACGCGGGGTCATCGGCGACCTGTCGACCTTTCCGGCGCTCGCCACCTCGGTTCGCGACAGCGGGGCCCTCGACGCCATGGCCGCGATCGTGGCCGCAGGCCGCGAGTGCGACGCCACCGTCGTGCACGCGCTCGCGGTCTTTCGGGCCGATCGCGGTGGATCGTTCACCAACGCCCCACTGCTGCGCTACACCGCGACCATTCCCGGACAGCTCGAAGTCGGAACTCCCGCCGCCGAACTCGTGGCCGAACTGGGGCCCGAACCGAGCGACCTGGTGTCCGCACGGCACCACGGGGTGAGCCCGTTCACCGGCACCGACCTCGACGCACTCCTGCGCAGCCGCGGTGTACGCACCGTCGTTCCCGTCGGCGTGTCGCTCAATGTCGGCATGCTCGGGCTCTGCATCGAGGCGGTCAACCTCGGCTACGAGGTCGTCTTGGCAACCGACGCGACCGCCGCCCTGCCCGCCAGCTACGCCGACGCGGTCCTCACCAACACCTTCAGCCAGTTGGCGACCCTGTGCGAGGCACAAGCGGTGATCGCCGCGTTCAACGAGACGCCAACCACCCCGTGA